A region of Microtus ochrogaster isolate Prairie Vole_2 linkage group LG1, MicOch1.0, whole genome shotgun sequence DNA encodes the following proteins:
- the Polrmt gene encoding DNA-directed RNA polymerase, mitochondrial isoform X7, which translates to MSALRWTRGAAGLGRALSSSGRRRPTSEEGTLSGLCSSRRSSAASPREQDAQKEWGHAELLEVLEARVRQLQAESLSQVVVKKGPMDRPLKGHSGRWAQKLEAEKQMKQKRQERFLDQQKQSYTLLTEPRIWSKKLASCLQQSKKGAPKSSEEEEQQLTWALQAAMLKLSSCTPGRRQAKVVEANLLLLQQKFLAFFECCACTDNMPLAHHVLVTQHSKCDRQQLLTLDMYNTVMLGWARKGSFKEMVYVFVMLKDAGLSPNLWSYAAALQCMGRRDQDVHTIQKCLKQMKENGFQPQQLFTDLALAGEEQAALLRAVVKAEPAFSPPPQAPSPVNTCTLLREIYAKNGPKSYPKLHLPLETLQDLFSQQLRVELSANVSVQSVEKAPEMTKEVIEARKTLKTLQGQWEVELLQVLRQTKATMACQAQEGQPTLYPFLCLLSEGEFVSMLLQVLRVLPSQGEPLLHLAHDLGLRVLNRHLVKQKQVTNHVEKLGQRYSQYLRLLASNTQVEAPFLPREYWELLGPPETPPQQPWSVPVLLQLGKQLAELLVQAVQMPRSLAAPQGSCHLIPVLYHVYSFRSYRQVGILKPHPAFTQLLETAAEPTLTFETTEVPMLCPPLPWTSPHAGAYLLSSTKLMRATEGTTQHQHLLERCAPAQLHGALDALTQLGNCAWRVNGRLLDLVLQVFRDKGCVRLGVPPPRSEAPQPARQHLPPGSSPVHKAELRKELARCLKTAREMHSLRSEALYRLSLAQHLRDRVFWLPHNMDFRGRTYPCPPHFNHLGSDLARALLEFAEGRPLGLRGLDWLKIHLVNLTGLKKRDSLSMRLAFADQIMEEILDSADNPMTGRKWWMEADEPWQTLACCMEIAQAVRSPDPAAYISHLPVHQDDACFTWAQLMSTPCGQDGSCNGLQHYAALGRDSAGAASVNLTPSDLPQDVYREVATQVEEFRQQDAKEGLQVAQVLKGFITRKVVKQTVMTVVYGVTRYGGRLQIEKRLRELSDFPQVCSLPGPHLRAPFITGTGAKEFVWEASHYLVRLVFNSLQEMFSSTRAIQVKGGIQSITFTSSMNISQKPNTLKQKNGFPPNFIHSLDSSHMMLTALHCHRRGLTFVSVHDCFWTHAADIPVMNEVCREQFVRLHSQPILEDLAKFLEKRFCSFYRSLKPSELALVTKLQETLRSLPEKGNFDLGQVMRSTYFFS; encoded by the exons ATGTCTGCGCTACGCTGGACCCGGGGCGCCGCGGGGCTCGGCAGGGCGTTGAGCTCCTCTGGGCGCCGCCGCCCGACCTCGGAGGAAG GGACCCTCAGTGGCCTCTGCAGCTCCAGACGGAGCTCTGCCGCCAGTCCCCGTGAGCAAGATGCCCAGAAGGAGTGGGGCCATGCTGAGCTGCTGGAGG TGCTGGAGGCTCGGGTGCGGCAGCTGCAGGCGGAGAGCTTGTCCCAGGTGGTGGTGAAGAAGGGGCCAATGGACCGGCCCCTGAAGGGCCATAGCGGCCGCTGGGCCCAGAAGCTGGAGGCTGAgaaacagatgaagcagaagcGCCAGGAGAGATTTCTTGACCAGCAGAAGCAAAGCTACACACTGCTCACGGAGCCCCGGATCTGGAGCAAGAAGCTGGCCAGCTGCCTGCAGCAGAGCAAGAAGGGGGCACCCAAGAgctcagaggaggaggagcagcagctgaCCTGGGccctgcaggctgccatgctgAAGCTGAGTTCCTGCAccccaggcaggaggcaggccaAGGTGGTGGAGGCAAACTTGTTGCTGCTCCAGCAGAAATTTCTGGCTTTCTTTGAGTGCTGCGCCTGCACTGACAACATGCCCCTTGCCCACCACGTGCTGGTCACTCAGCACAGCAAGTGTGACAGGCAGCAGCTGCTTACGCTGGACATGTATAATACCGTGATGCTCGGCTGGGCCCGAAAG gGCTCCTTCAAGGAGATGGTATACGTGTTCGTCATGCTGAAGGATGCTGGCCTTTCCCCCAACCTGTGGTCCTATGCTGCCGCACTCCAGTGCATGGGACGCAGGGACCAGGATGTCCACACCATCCAGAA GTGTCTGAAGCAGATGAAGGAAAATGGCTTTCAGCCTCAGCAGCTCTTCACTGACCTGGCCCTGGCAGGAGAGGAGCAGGCCGCGCTGCTGAGAGCAGTGGTCAAGGCTGAGCCTGCCTTCAGTCCACCGCCACAGGCGCCAAGTCCAGTCAACACGTGCACACTGCTCAGGGAGATCTATGCCAAG AATGGTCCCAAGTCCTACCCGAAACTGCACCTGCCCCTGGAGACCCTGCAGGACCTTTTTTCCCAGCAGCTCCGTGTGGAGCTGAGTGCCAATGTCAGTGTCCAGTCGGTGGAGAAGGCCCCAGAAATGACCAAGGAGGTCATTGAGGCG CGGAAGACACTGAAGACGCTGCAAGGGCAGTGGGAAGTGGAGCTGCTGCAAGTCCTGCGGCAGACCAAGGCCACCATGGCCTGCCAGGCACAGGAAGGCCAGCCCACCCTCTACCCGTTCTTGTGCCTGCTCAGTGAAGGAGAGTTTGTCAGCATGCTGCTGCAG GTTCTGCGGGTTCTGCCGTCACAGGGtgagcccctcctccacctgGCTCATGACCTGGGCCTTCGGGTCTTAAATCGGCATTtggtgaagcagaagcaggttACCAACCACGTGGAGAAGCTGGGACAGCGATACTCGCAGTACCTCCGACTGCTGGCTTCCAACACGCAG GTGGAGGCGCCCTTCCTTCCTCGGGAGTACTGGGAGTTGCTGGGCCCTCCGGAGACCCCGCCACAGCAGCCCTGGTCCGTGCCGGTGCTGCTGCAGCTGGGAAAGCAGCTGGCTGAGTTGCTGGTGCAGGCCGTGCAGATGCCACGCAGCCTGGCTGCCCCGCAGGGCTCGTGCCACCTCATCCCGGTGCTCTACCACGTGTACTCCTTCCGAAGCTACCGCCAG GTCGGCATCCTCAAGCCTCACCCTGCCTTCACACAGCTGCTAGAGACGGCAGCGGAACCCACACTAACCTTCGAGACCACAGAAGTGCCTATGCTGTGCCCACCGTTGCCCTGGACGTCACCGCACGCCGGGGCCTACCTTCTGAGCTCTACCAAACTGATGCGTGCCACGGAGGGCACCACGCAGCACCAGCATCTCCTGGAGCGCTGCGCTCCCGCCCAACTGCATGGTGCCCTGGACGCGCTTACGCAGCTGGGGAACTGCGCCTGGCGTGTCAACGGGCGCCTGCTAGACTTGGTGCTGCAGGTCTTCAGGGACAAGGGCTGTGTGCGCCTGGGTGTTCCTCCTCCACGCTCAGAGGCGCCACAGCCAGCCCGGCAGcacctgccacccggctcctcgCCTGTGCACAAGGCGGAGCTGCGGAAGGAGCTGGCGCGCTGCCTCAAAACTGCTCGGGAGATGCACAGCCTGCGCAGCGAAGCCCTGTATCGGCTGTCGCTGGCACAGCACCTGCGGGATCGTGTCTTCTGGCTGCCACACAACATGGACTTCCGCGGCCGCACCTACCCCTGCCCACCGCACTTCAACCACCTGGGCAGCGATTTGGCACGTGCGCTGTTGGAGTTTGCCGAAGGCCGGCCGCTGGGGTTGCGTGGCCTTGACTGGCTCAAAATCCACCTGGTCAACCTGACTGGCCTCAAGAAGCGTGACTCTCTGAGCATGCGCCTGGCTTTCGCAGACCAAATTATGGAGGAGATCTTGGATTCTGCAGACAACCCCATGACG GGCCGAAAATGGTGGATGGAAGCTGATGAGCCCTGGCAGACCCTGGCCTGCTGCATGGAGATAGCACAAGCAGTCAGGTCCCCAGACCCCGCTGCTTATATCTCCCACCTGCCGGTTCACCAG GATGATGCCTGTTTTACTTGGGCTCAGCTCATGAGCACCCCTTGTGGCCAGGATGGCTCCTGCAATGGTTTGCAGCATTATGCTGCACTGGGCCGGGACAGCGCTGGTGCAGCCTCTGTCAACCTAACGCCCTCGGACCTGCCCCAAGATGTGTACAGGGAGGTGGCAACACAG GTGGAGGAGTTCCGCCAGCAGGACGCCAAGGAGGGCCTGCAGGTGGCCCAGGTGCTGAAGGGCTTCATCACCCGCAAGGTGGTGAAGCAGACCGTGATGACCGTGGTGTATGGGGTTACGCGCTATGGTGGGCGCCTGCAGATAGAGAAGCGTCTGCGCGAACTCAGCGACTTCCCCCAGGTGTGCAGCCTGCCGGGTCCCCACCTGCGTGCTCCCTTCATCACTGGGACCGGAGCCAAG GAGTTTGTCTGGGAAGCTTCACACTACCTCGTGCGCTTGGTCTTCAATAGCCTACAGGAGATGTTCTCCAGCACCCGGGCCATACAG GTGAAAGGTGGCATCCAGAGCATCACCTTTACCAGCTCGATGAACATCAGTCA GAAGCCCAACACTCTGAAGCAGAAGAATGGCTTCCCACCCAACTTCATCCACTCCCTGGACTCCTCCCACATGATGCTGACCGCCCTGCACTGCCACAG GAGGGGCCTGACCTTCGTCTCTGTGCACGACTGCTTCTGGACGCATGCCGCTGACATCCCGGTGATGAACGAG GTGTGTCGCGAGCAGTTTGTGCGCCTACATAGCCAGCCAATCCTGGAGGACCTGGCTAAGTTCCTGGAGAAACGGTTCTGCTCTTTCTACAG GTCCCTGAAGCCATCGGAACTTGCCCTGGTCACCAAGCTGCAGGAGACACTAAGGTCCCTGCCAGAGAAAG GTAACTTCGATCTGGGACAGGTGATGAGGTCCACCTACTTCTTCAGCTGA
- the Polrmt gene encoding DNA-directed RNA polymerase, mitochondrial isoform X5 has translation MSALRWTRGAAGLGRALSSSGRRRPTSEEGTLSGLCSSRRSSAASPREQDAQKEWGHAELLEVLEARVRQLQAESLSQVVVKKGPMDRPLKGHSGRWAQKLEAEKQMKQKRQERFLDQQKQSYTLLTEPRIWSKKLASCLQQSKKGAPKSSEEEEQQLTWALQAAMLKLSSCTPGRRQAKVVEANLLLLQQKFLAFFECCACTDNMPLAHHVLVTQHSKCDRQQLLTLDMYNTVMLGWARKGSFKEMVYVFVMLKDAGLSPNLWSYAAALQCMGRRDQDVHTIQKCLKQMKENGFQPQQLFTDLALAGEEQAALLRAVVKAEPAFSPPPQAPSPVNTCTLLREIYAKNGPKSYPKLHLPLETLQDLFSQQLRVELSANVSVQSVEKAPEMTKEVIEARKTLKTLQGQWEVELLQVLRQTKATMACQAQEGQPTLYPFLCLLSEGEFVSMLLQVLRVLPSQGEPLLHLAHDLGLRVLNRHLVKQKQVTNHVEKLGQRYSQYLRLLASNTQVEAPFLPREYWELLGPPETPPQQPWSVPVLLQLGKQLAELLVQAVQMPRSLAAPQGSCHLIPVLYHVYSFRSYRQVGILKPHPAFTQLLETAAEPTLTFETTEVPMLCPPLPWTSPHAGAYLLSSTKLMRATEGTTQHQHLLERCAPAQLHGALDALTQLGNCAWRVNGRLLDLVLQVFRDKGCVRLGVPPPRSEAPQPARQHLPPGSSPVHKAELRKELARCLKTAREMHSLRSEALYRLSLAQHLRDRVFWLPHNMDFRGRTYPCPPHFNHLGSDLARALLEFAEGRPLGLRGLDWLKIHLVNLTGLKKRDSLSMRLAFADQIMEEILDSADNPMTGRKWWMEADEPWQTLACCMEIAQAVRSPDPAAYISHLPVHQDDACFTWAQLMSTPCGQDGSCNGLQHYAALGRDSAGAASVNLTPSDLPQDVYREVATQVEEFRQQDAKEGLQVAQVLKGFITRKVVKQTVMTVVYGVTRYGGRLQIEKRLRELSDFPQEFVWEASHYLVRLVFNSLQEMFSSTRAIQHWLTESANLISHAGWPVEWVTPLGIPIIQPYHREAKVQVKGGIQSITFTSSMNISQKPNTLKQKNGFPPNFIHSLDSSHMMLTALHCHRRGLTFVSVHDCFWTHAADIPVMNEVCREQFVRLHSQPILEDLAKFLEKRFCSFYRSLKPSELALVTKLQETLRSLPEKGNFDLGQVMRSTYFFS, from the exons ATGTCTGCGCTACGCTGGACCCGGGGCGCCGCGGGGCTCGGCAGGGCGTTGAGCTCCTCTGGGCGCCGCCGCCCGACCTCGGAGGAAG GGACCCTCAGTGGCCTCTGCAGCTCCAGACGGAGCTCTGCCGCCAGTCCCCGTGAGCAAGATGCCCAGAAGGAGTGGGGCCATGCTGAGCTGCTGGAGG TGCTGGAGGCTCGGGTGCGGCAGCTGCAGGCGGAGAGCTTGTCCCAGGTGGTGGTGAAGAAGGGGCCAATGGACCGGCCCCTGAAGGGCCATAGCGGCCGCTGGGCCCAGAAGCTGGAGGCTGAgaaacagatgaagcagaagcGCCAGGAGAGATTTCTTGACCAGCAGAAGCAAAGCTACACACTGCTCACGGAGCCCCGGATCTGGAGCAAGAAGCTGGCCAGCTGCCTGCAGCAGAGCAAGAAGGGGGCACCCAAGAgctcagaggaggaggagcagcagctgaCCTGGGccctgcaggctgccatgctgAAGCTGAGTTCCTGCAccccaggcaggaggcaggccaAGGTGGTGGAGGCAAACTTGTTGCTGCTCCAGCAGAAATTTCTGGCTTTCTTTGAGTGCTGCGCCTGCACTGACAACATGCCCCTTGCCCACCACGTGCTGGTCACTCAGCACAGCAAGTGTGACAGGCAGCAGCTGCTTACGCTGGACATGTATAATACCGTGATGCTCGGCTGGGCCCGAAAG gGCTCCTTCAAGGAGATGGTATACGTGTTCGTCATGCTGAAGGATGCTGGCCTTTCCCCCAACCTGTGGTCCTATGCTGCCGCACTCCAGTGCATGGGACGCAGGGACCAGGATGTCCACACCATCCAGAA GTGTCTGAAGCAGATGAAGGAAAATGGCTTTCAGCCTCAGCAGCTCTTCACTGACCTGGCCCTGGCAGGAGAGGAGCAGGCCGCGCTGCTGAGAGCAGTGGTCAAGGCTGAGCCTGCCTTCAGTCCACCGCCACAGGCGCCAAGTCCAGTCAACACGTGCACACTGCTCAGGGAGATCTATGCCAAG AATGGTCCCAAGTCCTACCCGAAACTGCACCTGCCCCTGGAGACCCTGCAGGACCTTTTTTCCCAGCAGCTCCGTGTGGAGCTGAGTGCCAATGTCAGTGTCCAGTCGGTGGAGAAGGCCCCAGAAATGACCAAGGAGGTCATTGAGGCG CGGAAGACACTGAAGACGCTGCAAGGGCAGTGGGAAGTGGAGCTGCTGCAAGTCCTGCGGCAGACCAAGGCCACCATGGCCTGCCAGGCACAGGAAGGCCAGCCCACCCTCTACCCGTTCTTGTGCCTGCTCAGTGAAGGAGAGTTTGTCAGCATGCTGCTGCAG GTTCTGCGGGTTCTGCCGTCACAGGGtgagcccctcctccacctgGCTCATGACCTGGGCCTTCGGGTCTTAAATCGGCATTtggtgaagcagaagcaggttACCAACCACGTGGAGAAGCTGGGACAGCGATACTCGCAGTACCTCCGACTGCTGGCTTCCAACACGCAG GTGGAGGCGCCCTTCCTTCCTCGGGAGTACTGGGAGTTGCTGGGCCCTCCGGAGACCCCGCCACAGCAGCCCTGGTCCGTGCCGGTGCTGCTGCAGCTGGGAAAGCAGCTGGCTGAGTTGCTGGTGCAGGCCGTGCAGATGCCACGCAGCCTGGCTGCCCCGCAGGGCTCGTGCCACCTCATCCCGGTGCTCTACCACGTGTACTCCTTCCGAAGCTACCGCCAG GTCGGCATCCTCAAGCCTCACCCTGCCTTCACACAGCTGCTAGAGACGGCAGCGGAACCCACACTAACCTTCGAGACCACAGAAGTGCCTATGCTGTGCCCACCGTTGCCCTGGACGTCACCGCACGCCGGGGCCTACCTTCTGAGCTCTACCAAACTGATGCGTGCCACGGAGGGCACCACGCAGCACCAGCATCTCCTGGAGCGCTGCGCTCCCGCCCAACTGCATGGTGCCCTGGACGCGCTTACGCAGCTGGGGAACTGCGCCTGGCGTGTCAACGGGCGCCTGCTAGACTTGGTGCTGCAGGTCTTCAGGGACAAGGGCTGTGTGCGCCTGGGTGTTCCTCCTCCACGCTCAGAGGCGCCACAGCCAGCCCGGCAGcacctgccacccggctcctcgCCTGTGCACAAGGCGGAGCTGCGGAAGGAGCTGGCGCGCTGCCTCAAAACTGCTCGGGAGATGCACAGCCTGCGCAGCGAAGCCCTGTATCGGCTGTCGCTGGCACAGCACCTGCGGGATCGTGTCTTCTGGCTGCCACACAACATGGACTTCCGCGGCCGCACCTACCCCTGCCCACCGCACTTCAACCACCTGGGCAGCGATTTGGCACGTGCGCTGTTGGAGTTTGCCGAAGGCCGGCCGCTGGGGTTGCGTGGCCTTGACTGGCTCAAAATCCACCTGGTCAACCTGACTGGCCTCAAGAAGCGTGACTCTCTGAGCATGCGCCTGGCTTTCGCAGACCAAATTATGGAGGAGATCTTGGATTCTGCAGACAACCCCATGACG GGCCGAAAATGGTGGATGGAAGCTGATGAGCCCTGGCAGACCCTGGCCTGCTGCATGGAGATAGCACAAGCAGTCAGGTCCCCAGACCCCGCTGCTTATATCTCCCACCTGCCGGTTCACCAG GATGATGCCTGTTTTACTTGGGCTCAGCTCATGAGCACCCCTTGTGGCCAGGATGGCTCCTGCAATGGTTTGCAGCATTATGCTGCACTGGGCCGGGACAGCGCTGGTGCAGCCTCTGTCAACCTAACGCCCTCGGACCTGCCCCAAGATGTGTACAGGGAGGTGGCAACACAG GTGGAGGAGTTCCGCCAGCAGGACGCCAAGGAGGGCCTGCAGGTGGCCCAGGTGCTGAAGGGCTTCATCACCCGCAAGGTGGTGAAGCAGACCGTGATGACCGTGGTGTATGGGGTTACGCGCTATGGTGGGCGCCTGCAGATAGAGAAGCGTCTGCGCGAACTCAGCGACTTCCCCCAG GAGTTTGTCTGGGAAGCTTCACACTACCTCGTGCGCTTGGTCTTCAATAGCCTACAGGAGATGTTCTCCAGCACCCGGGCCATACAG CATTGGCTGACTGAGAGCGCCAACCTCATCTCTCACGCGGGCTGGCCTGTGGAGTGGGTCACACCCCTGGGTATCCCCATCATACAGCCCTATCACCGTGAGGCCAAGGTCCAG GTGAAAGGTGGCATCCAGAGCATCACCTTTACCAGCTCGATGAACATCAGTCA GAAGCCCAACACTCTGAAGCAGAAGAATGGCTTCCCACCCAACTTCATCCACTCCCTGGACTCCTCCCACATGATGCTGACCGCCCTGCACTGCCACAG GAGGGGCCTGACCTTCGTCTCTGTGCACGACTGCTTCTGGACGCATGCCGCTGACATCCCGGTGATGAACGAG GTGTGTCGCGAGCAGTTTGTGCGCCTACATAGCCAGCCAATCCTGGAGGACCTGGCTAAGTTCCTGGAGAAACGGTTCTGCTCTTTCTACAG GTCCCTGAAGCCATCGGAACTTGCCCTGGTCACCAAGCTGCAGGAGACACTAAGGTCCCTGCCAGAGAAAG GTAACTTCGATCTGGGACAGGTGATGAGGTCCACCTACTTCTTCAGCTGA
- the Polrmt gene encoding DNA-directed RNA polymerase, mitochondrial isoform X3: MSALRWTRGAAGLGRALSSSGRRRPTSEEGTLSGLCSSRRSSAASPREQDAQKEWGHAELLEVLEARVRQLQAESLSQVVVKKGPMDRPLKGHSGRWAQKLEAEKQMKQKRQERFLDQQKQSYTLLTEPRIWSKKLASCLQQSKKGAPKSSEEEEQQLTWALQAAMLKLSSCTPGRRQAKVVEANLLLLQQKFLAFFECCACTDNMPLAHHVLVTQHSKCDRQQLLTLDMYNTVMLGWARKGSFKEMVYVFVMLKDAGLSPNLWSYAAALQCMGRRDQDVHTIQKCLKQMKENGFQPQQLFTDLALAGEEQAALLRAVVKAEPAFSPPPQAPSPVNTCTLLREIYAKNGPKSYPKLHLPLETLQDLFSQQLRVELSANVSVQSVEKAPEMTKEVIEARKTLKTLQGQWEVELLQVLRQTKATMACQAQEGQPTLYPFLCLLSEGEFVSMLLQVLRVLPSQGEPLLHLAHDLGLRVLNRHLVKQKQVTNHVEKLGQRYSQYLRLLASNTQVEAPFLPREYWELLGPPETPPQQPWSVPVLLQLGKQLAELLVQAVQMPRSLAAPQGSCHLIPVLYHVYSFRSYRQVGILKPHPAFTQLLETAAEPTLTFETTEVPMLCPPLPWTSPHAGAYLLSSTKLMRATEGTTQHQHLLERCAPAQLHGALDALTQLGNCAWRVNGRLLDLVLQVFRDKGCVRLGVPPPRSEAPQPARQHLPPGSSPVHKAELRKELARCLKTAREMHSLRSEALYRLSLAQHLRDRVFWLPHNMDFRGRTYPCPPHFNHLGSDLARALLEFAEGRPLGLRGLDWLKIHLVNLTGLKKRDSLSMRLAFADQIMEEILDSADNPMTGRKWWMEADEPWQTLACCMEIAQAVRSPDPAAYISHLPVHQLMSTPCGQDGSCNGLQHYAALGRDSAGAASVNLTPSDLPQDVYREVATQVEEFRQQDAKEGLQVAQVLKGFITRKVVKQTVMTVVYGVTRYGGRLQIEKRLRELSDFPQVCSLPGPHLRAPFITGTGAKEFVWEASHYLVRLVFNSLQEMFSSTRAIQHWLTESANLISHAGWPVEWVTPLGIPIIQPYHREAKVQVKGGIQSITFTSSMNISQKPNTLKQKNGFPPNFIHSLDSSHMMLTALHCHRRGLTFVSVHDCFWTHAADIPVMNEVCREQFVRLHSQPILEDLAKFLEKRFCSFYRSLKPSELALVTKLQETLRSLPEKGNFDLGQVMRSTYFFS, from the exons ATGTCTGCGCTACGCTGGACCCGGGGCGCCGCGGGGCTCGGCAGGGCGTTGAGCTCCTCTGGGCGCCGCCGCCCGACCTCGGAGGAAG GGACCCTCAGTGGCCTCTGCAGCTCCAGACGGAGCTCTGCCGCCAGTCCCCGTGAGCAAGATGCCCAGAAGGAGTGGGGCCATGCTGAGCTGCTGGAGG TGCTGGAGGCTCGGGTGCGGCAGCTGCAGGCGGAGAGCTTGTCCCAGGTGGTGGTGAAGAAGGGGCCAATGGACCGGCCCCTGAAGGGCCATAGCGGCCGCTGGGCCCAGAAGCTGGAGGCTGAgaaacagatgaagcagaagcGCCAGGAGAGATTTCTTGACCAGCAGAAGCAAAGCTACACACTGCTCACGGAGCCCCGGATCTGGAGCAAGAAGCTGGCCAGCTGCCTGCAGCAGAGCAAGAAGGGGGCACCCAAGAgctcagaggaggaggagcagcagctgaCCTGGGccctgcaggctgccatgctgAAGCTGAGTTCCTGCAccccaggcaggaggcaggccaAGGTGGTGGAGGCAAACTTGTTGCTGCTCCAGCAGAAATTTCTGGCTTTCTTTGAGTGCTGCGCCTGCACTGACAACATGCCCCTTGCCCACCACGTGCTGGTCACTCAGCACAGCAAGTGTGACAGGCAGCAGCTGCTTACGCTGGACATGTATAATACCGTGATGCTCGGCTGGGCCCGAAAG gGCTCCTTCAAGGAGATGGTATACGTGTTCGTCATGCTGAAGGATGCTGGCCTTTCCCCCAACCTGTGGTCCTATGCTGCCGCACTCCAGTGCATGGGACGCAGGGACCAGGATGTCCACACCATCCAGAA GTGTCTGAAGCAGATGAAGGAAAATGGCTTTCAGCCTCAGCAGCTCTTCACTGACCTGGCCCTGGCAGGAGAGGAGCAGGCCGCGCTGCTGAGAGCAGTGGTCAAGGCTGAGCCTGCCTTCAGTCCACCGCCACAGGCGCCAAGTCCAGTCAACACGTGCACACTGCTCAGGGAGATCTATGCCAAG AATGGTCCCAAGTCCTACCCGAAACTGCACCTGCCCCTGGAGACCCTGCAGGACCTTTTTTCCCAGCAGCTCCGTGTGGAGCTGAGTGCCAATGTCAGTGTCCAGTCGGTGGAGAAGGCCCCAGAAATGACCAAGGAGGTCATTGAGGCG CGGAAGACACTGAAGACGCTGCAAGGGCAGTGGGAAGTGGAGCTGCTGCAAGTCCTGCGGCAGACCAAGGCCACCATGGCCTGCCAGGCACAGGAAGGCCAGCCCACCCTCTACCCGTTCTTGTGCCTGCTCAGTGAAGGAGAGTTTGTCAGCATGCTGCTGCAG GTTCTGCGGGTTCTGCCGTCACAGGGtgagcccctcctccacctgGCTCATGACCTGGGCCTTCGGGTCTTAAATCGGCATTtggtgaagcagaagcaggttACCAACCACGTGGAGAAGCTGGGACAGCGATACTCGCAGTACCTCCGACTGCTGGCTTCCAACACGCAG GTGGAGGCGCCCTTCCTTCCTCGGGAGTACTGGGAGTTGCTGGGCCCTCCGGAGACCCCGCCACAGCAGCCCTGGTCCGTGCCGGTGCTGCTGCAGCTGGGAAAGCAGCTGGCTGAGTTGCTGGTGCAGGCCGTGCAGATGCCACGCAGCCTGGCTGCCCCGCAGGGCTCGTGCCACCTCATCCCGGTGCTCTACCACGTGTACTCCTTCCGAAGCTACCGCCAG GTCGGCATCCTCAAGCCTCACCCTGCCTTCACACAGCTGCTAGAGACGGCAGCGGAACCCACACTAACCTTCGAGACCACAGAAGTGCCTATGCTGTGCCCACCGTTGCCCTGGACGTCACCGCACGCCGGGGCCTACCTTCTGAGCTCTACCAAACTGATGCGTGCCACGGAGGGCACCACGCAGCACCAGCATCTCCTGGAGCGCTGCGCTCCCGCCCAACTGCATGGTGCCCTGGACGCGCTTACGCAGCTGGGGAACTGCGCCTGGCGTGTCAACGGGCGCCTGCTAGACTTGGTGCTGCAGGTCTTCAGGGACAAGGGCTGTGTGCGCCTGGGTGTTCCTCCTCCACGCTCAGAGGCGCCACAGCCAGCCCGGCAGcacctgccacccggctcctcgCCTGTGCACAAGGCGGAGCTGCGGAAGGAGCTGGCGCGCTGCCTCAAAACTGCTCGGGAGATGCACAGCCTGCGCAGCGAAGCCCTGTATCGGCTGTCGCTGGCACAGCACCTGCGGGATCGTGTCTTCTGGCTGCCACACAACATGGACTTCCGCGGCCGCACCTACCCCTGCCCACCGCACTTCAACCACCTGGGCAGCGATTTGGCACGTGCGCTGTTGGAGTTTGCCGAAGGCCGGCCGCTGGGGTTGCGTGGCCTTGACTGGCTCAAAATCCACCTGGTCAACCTGACTGGCCTCAAGAAGCGTGACTCTCTGAGCATGCGCCTGGCTTTCGCAGACCAAATTATGGAGGAGATCTTGGATTCTGCAGACAACCCCATGACG GGCCGAAAATGGTGGATGGAAGCTGATGAGCCCTGGCAGACCCTGGCCTGCTGCATGGAGATAGCACAAGCAGTCAGGTCCCCAGACCCCGCTGCTTATATCTCCCACCTGCCGGTTCACCAG CTCATGAGCACCCCTTGTGGCCAGGATGGCTCCTGCAATGGTTTGCAGCATTATGCTGCACTGGGCCGGGACAGCGCTGGTGCAGCCTCTGTCAACCTAACGCCCTCGGACCTGCCCCAAGATGTGTACAGGGAGGTGGCAACACAG GTGGAGGAGTTCCGCCAGCAGGACGCCAAGGAGGGCCTGCAGGTGGCCCAGGTGCTGAAGGGCTTCATCACCCGCAAGGTGGTGAAGCAGACCGTGATGACCGTGGTGTATGGGGTTACGCGCTATGGTGGGCGCCTGCAGATAGAGAAGCGTCTGCGCGAACTCAGCGACTTCCCCCAGGTGTGCAGCCTGCCGGGTCCCCACCTGCGTGCTCCCTTCATCACTGGGACCGGAGCCAAG GAGTTTGTCTGGGAAGCTTCACACTACCTCGTGCGCTTGGTCTTCAATAGCCTACAGGAGATGTTCTCCAGCACCCGGGCCATACAG CATTGGCTGACTGAGAGCGCCAACCTCATCTCTCACGCGGGCTGGCCTGTGGAGTGGGTCACACCCCTGGGTATCCCCATCATACAGCCCTATCACCGTGAGGCCAAGGTCCAG GTGAAAGGTGGCATCCAGAGCATCACCTTTACCAGCTCGATGAACATCAGTCA GAAGCCCAACACTCTGAAGCAGAAGAATGGCTTCCCACCCAACTTCATCCACTCCCTGGACTCCTCCCACATGATGCTGACCGCCCTGCACTGCCACAG GAGGGGCCTGACCTTCGTCTCTGTGCACGACTGCTTCTGGACGCATGCCGCTGACATCCCGGTGATGAACGAG GTGTGTCGCGAGCAGTTTGTGCGCCTACATAGCCAGCCAATCCTGGAGGACCTGGCTAAGTTCCTGGAGAAACGGTTCTGCTCTTTCTACAG GTCCCTGAAGCCATCGGAACTTGCCCTGGTCACCAAGCTGCAGGAGACACTAAGGTCCCTGCCAGAGAAAG GTAACTTCGATCTGGGACAGGTGATGAGGTCCACCTACTTCTTCAGCTGA